A window from Scheffersomyces stipitis CBS 6054 chromosome 7, complete sequence encodes these proteins:
- the AZR1 gene encoding MDR transporter (MDR transporter adjacent to AZR2) yields MSLASDDKESILPTSKDYGSTPLSQDNSEDSVAVNEKGDIDTSNKKKYYESNAGDGSRAEDQHLTGLTLAVTLVSCVSCLFLVALDQTIVSTILTQVGDKFKEFEKIGWLTSGYLLPMATLAPSYGKVGIAFGRKYTLLVAVIVFEIGSLISGLSNSMSMLIGGRVIQGIGGGCVQAMVVVILTESVPISRRPLSYMLLGVTFSLSSVLGPFIGGAFATHVSWRWCFYINIPIGGMAAALLIFGFHPPKPEGNIRQKLAKIDYSGTFLLTVGLVLVLLGLTFGGIDFPWKSAAVICSFVIGGLFLIAFCVWNFKFSKNPIIIPQIVRIPPLMAACISGSFNFGFFLANFTYLAVYFQVIFGATAWKSGVDLLPMIIAVTMTSILNGVFIKFTRYVKITMLISGVLGPVGTGLLLLLRKDSPLADRIGLLILCGISIGLQFQSSMLATQLCAPPDITGSLILSTIFLNFLKSTAAAISVSLAQLIFQASGTSYIKSLVNSLPRDSAEYQALYGIPPKDLISTPRIINTLPESARQMVLDQFMRALHNVFYLGLAFSIVALIGAVFTTNKKIPKASDIAKNSDVEKGNKDAATTEESEIISQIESTAKDQE; encoded by the coding sequence ATGAGCCTAGCTTCTGATGATAAAGAGTCCATTTTGCCGACTTCCAAAGACTATGGATCTACCCCACTAAGCCAAGATAATAGCGAAGACCTGGTGGCTGTGAACGAAAAGGGCGACATAGATActtccaacaagaaaaagtaCTACGAATCCAATGCTGGAGATGGTTCCAGAGCTGAAGATCAACATCTTACAGGCTTGACTTTGGCAGTGACGTTAGTGTCTTGTGTTTCGTGTTTGTTTCTAGTTGCATTGGACCAGACCATCGTGTCCACAATCTTAACGCAGGTTGGAGATAAGTTTAAAGAGTTCGAGAAAATCGGATGGTTAACATCAGGTTACCTTTTGCCTATGGCTACATTGGCTCCTTCTTATGGTAAGGTGGGGATTGCCTTTGGTAGAAAATATACCCTTCTTGTGGCCGTAATAGTGTTTGAGATCGGCTCCTTGATCTCAGGATTGTCAAACTCCATGAGCATGTTGATTGGTGGAAGAGTTATCCAAGGTATTGGTGGAGGTTGTGTCCAAGCAATGGTAGTTGTCATTTTGACAGAGTCTGTGCCTATTTCCAGACGTCCTTTATCGTATATGTTACTTGGGGTCACCTTCTCTCTTTCCTCTGTATTGGGACCTTTCATTGGTGGAGCTTTCGCTACACATGTTTCGTGGAGATGGTGCTTCTACATTAACATTCCAATTGGTGGTATGGCTGCAGCCTTGTTGATTTTCGGCTTCCATCCTCCAAAACCCGAAGGAAATATTAGACAGAAATTGGCCAAGATTGACTATTCGGGAACCTTCTTGCTCACTGTGGGATTGGTGTTGGTCTTGTTAGGTCTTACCTTTGGTGGTATCGATTTCCCTTGGAAGTCTGCTGCCGTTATTTGTTCTTTTGTAATTGGAGGTTTGTTCCTCATAGCATTCTGTGTCTGgaacttcaagttttcgAAGAATCCCATCATCATCCCGCAGATCGTGAGGATTCCTCCCCTTATGGCTGCATGCATCTCTGGatctttcaactttggctttttcttggccaactttACGTATTTGGCTGTCTATTTCCAAGTCATATTCGGTGCCACTGCTTGGAAATCTGGTGTGGATTTGCTTCCCATGATTATTGCCGTTACCATGACTTCAATCTTGAACGGAGtgttcatcaagttcaCCAGATACGTCAAAATTACCATGTTGATTTCTGGTGTCTTGGGCCCAGTCGGTACAGGGTTGCTTTTGCTCCTCAGAAAAGATTCACCATTGGCCGACAGAATCGGTTTATTGATTCTCTGTGGTATCTCGATTGGTTTGCAGTTCCAAAGTTCCATGTTGGCAACCCAATTGTGTGCTCCTCCTGATATCACCGgttctttgattttgagTACCATCTTCCTCAACTTCCTTAAATCCACTGCAGCAGCcatttctgtttctttggCTCAACTTATTTTCCAAGCAAGTGGTACTTCATACATAAAAAGTTTGGTAAACAGTTTACCTCGTGATTCCGCTGAGTATCAAGCATTGTATGGTATTCCACCAAAGGACCTTATTTCAACCCCTAGAATCATTAACACATTGCCTGAATCGGCCAGGCAAATGGTATTGGACCAGTTCATGAGAGCATTGCACAATGTCTTCTACTTGGGACTAGCATTTTCGATCGTGGCTCTCATCGGTGCTGTCTTCACcacaaacaagaagattccAAAGGCTTCAGATATTGCCAAGAACAGCGATGTAGAAAAGGGCAACAAGGATGCTGCTACCACCGAAGAGTCGGAAATCATCAGTCAGATCGAATCCACTGCAAAGGATCAAGAATAA
- the AZR2 gene encoding MDR transporter (MDR transporter adjacent to AZR1), translating into MSERQSIPVLASTIESSRRSPTDLHSQELSPQDLNSCSPKTTRKSGKYYESNAGDGTKNSEQYIKGIKLAVTLVSCVACLFLVALDQTIIATILTQVGDKFQEFEKVGWLTTGFFLPIACLSPSYGKIGIAFGRKYTLLVGVIVFEIGSLISALANSMGMLISGRVVSGLGGGCVQAMVVLILTESVPINLRPLSYTLLGVTFSVASVLGPFVGGALATHVSWRWCFYINLPIGAMASLLLMLGFHPPKPHGSIRQKMARIDYLGTFLLTTGLVLVLLALTFGGISNPWNSALVISFFVVGGVLCIVFNIWNFGFSTHPMIIKEVIMVPQAAAACINACFNFGFFIPLMTYLAVYFQVIFGHSAWKSGVDLIPMIISVTFSSISNGVFIRFSRNVKLTMVISGVLGPVGTGLLLLLNKHSSAKDRIGLLIVSGVSIGLSFQSSMLAAQLKAPPDIEGSLISVTIFVNFVKNLGAAVSVTIAQLIFQTTGQRYLNDLIRSLPPDSSEYRELIRYPPKQVISSPEIIKSFSESTRQLVLDQFMKCIKNVFYLAFALSVIAMIASFFTTNKRIPKHSDIERDDDGDDEEANEIQNEDTESDQLNENNKISPDSSNGESSSGSETKQEFTA; encoded by the coding sequence ATGTCTGAGCGACAGAGCATTCCAGTGTTAGCAAGTACAATTGAATCATCCAGACGGTCCCCAACCGATCTACACTCTCAGGAGCTCTCTCCACAAGACTTGAACTCCTGCTCTCCTAAAACAACACGCAAATCAGGAAAGTACTACGAAAGTAATGCAGGTGACGGTACAAAGAATTCAGAACAGTATATCAAAGGAATCAAGTTGGCTGTGACCCTCGTTAGTTGTGTAGCCTGCTTGTTCCTTGTAGCATTGGACCAGACTATTATAGCCACCATTTTAACACAAGTAGGTGACAAGTTCCAGGAATTCGAGAAGGTGGGATGGTTAACCACAGGATTCTTTCTACCTATAGCCTGTTTGTCGCCGTCCTATGGGAAAATAGGCATAGcctttggaagaaaatatACTCTCCTAGTAGGAGTGATTGTCTTTGAAATTGGCTCGTTGATCTCAGCATTAGCCAACTCTATGGGTATGTTGATTTCAGGAAGGGTCGTTCTGGGGCTTGGAGGAGGTTGTGTACAAGCCATGGTAGTTTTGATCTTGACAGAATCTGTACCCATAAACCTAAGACCACTTTCATATACTTTGCTTGGAGTTACATTTTCAGTTGCAAGTGTTCTTGGCCCTTTTGTTGGCGGAGCCCTAGCCACACACGTTTCGTGGAGATGGTGTTTCTATATCAATCTCCCCATTGGAGCTATGGCTCTGCTACTTCTTATGCTCGGATTCCATCCTCCAAAACCTCATGGAAGCATCAGACAGAAAATGGCCAGAATCGACTACTTGGGAACATTCCTACTTACAACTGGGTTGGTTCTCGTATTGCTTGCCTTGACCTTTGGTGGTATAAGCAATCCCTGGAACTCGGCCTTGGTGatatctttctttgtcGTTGGTGGAGTACTTTGTATCGTGTTCAACATCTGGAATTTCGGCTTCTCCACACATCCCATGATCATTAAGGAGGTAATCATGGTTCCTcaggctgctgctgcttgCATCAATGCCTGTTTTAATTTTGGATTCTTTATTCCACTAATGACATATTTGGCCGTCTATTTCCAAGTAATCTTTGGACATTCAGCATGGAAATCGGGTGTTGATCTCATTCCCATGATCATATCAGTAACATTTTCCTCGATATCTAATGGTGTCTTTATTAGATTTTCCAGAAACGTCAAGCTTACCATGGTGATCTCAGGAGTATTGGGTCCGGTCGGTACCGGattgcttcttctattgAACAAACATTCTTCTGCCAAAGATAGGATTGGCTTGTTGATCGTCTCTGGTGTTTCTATCGGGTtatcttttcaaagttcGATGCTAGCAGCTCAATTGAAAGCACCACCGGACATTGAAGGCTCATTGATCTCAGTCACCATCTTTGTCAACTTTGTTAAGAACCTAGGAGCAGCGGTCTCGGTGACTATAGCACAACTTATTTTCCAAACAACAGGTCAGAGATATCTTAATGACCTTATTCGTAGTCTTCCACCAGACTCGAGTGAATACAGAGAATTAATTCGATACCCTCCCAAACAGGTCATTTCAAGTCCGGAAATCATCAAATCGTTTCTGGAGTCTACAAGACAATTGGTTTTGGACCAGTTCATGAAATGTATTAAGAATGTCTTTTATCTTGCCTTTGCATTGTCTGTCATTGCTATGATTGCTTCGTTTTTTACAACGAATAAGAGAATCCCCAAGCATTCGGATATAGAAAGAGATGATGAtggagatgatgaagaagctaaTGAGAttcaaaatgaagataCTGAAAGCGATCAACTAAACGAGAACAATAAGATATCCCCAGATTCTTCGAATGGAGAAAGCTCTTCTGGAAGCGAAACCAAGCAGGAATTTACAGCATAA
- the NUF2 gene encoding Myosin-like protein NUF2 (Nuclear filament-containing protein 2) (Nuclear division protein NUF2), with product MSRLSTIYRTGTQSNRRLHQLTQQDVFPLLDVKEITICLQSCDFIATEELVSKPTSQFIRSLFEQFLDTFMGLPIEALSNKVRGLNQQNDLKNGTTNGSNGNADNDNEEDEDDTVEALNLIGLHRAAYKFFQGCGIYDLTIMDIVRPDPFKTRRILSAVVNYARFREEHSAECEQLVMESEASLEKIRQLQSDNDRVVSQIQGIKRRIEDDPSSSEKKATLKQVNSYNLKVESELKKLKKAQEIVTLEHMQYKEEKARLIEKLDDVQYLVFESSKEVDRLKAYSETDLTILQKIISDLKSQLSELQNAYNELDQRDKNLSVTIDSIQTVENELKNLFRILEEISNDISKEREASAKLSDGQEFLDQLNLRTNDLVRSIQQVQRQLNNMQEKTDKLRAQADERISKSQQMLTKYRQDYTKLVEERNLKEEEYNKKKELISEIETSISKKQLDYQMEVRNTELKAARLNAHIKLYLDEVGKKILN from the exons ATGTCGCGGCTCAGTACGATTTACAGGACTGGGACGCAGAGCAATCGTCGGCTACACCAGCTTACACAACAGGATGTGTTTCCGCTACTTGATGTGAAGGAAATAACGATATGTTTACAAAGCTGTGATTTCATCGCTACAGAAGAGTTGGTTCTGAAGCCTACGAGTCAGTTCATCCGTTCCTTGTTTGAACAGTTTCTCGACACGTTCATGGGATTGCCTATAGAGGCACTCCTGAACAAAGTACGCGGATTGAATCAGCAGAAcgatttgaaaaatggcACAACAAACGGAAGCAACGGAAATGCGGAT AATGataacgaagaagacgaagatgataCTGTTGAGGCTCTTAACCTTATAGGTTTACATAGAGCAGCGTACAAGTTCTTCCAGGGGTGTGGTATCTACGATTTGACGATAATGGATATTGTGCGACCGGATCCGTTCAAAACTCGACGGATACTAAGTGCTGTCGTCAACTATGCTCGTTTCAGAGAGGAGCATTCGGCCGAGTGCGAGCAGTTGGTGATGGAAAGCGAAGCCAGCTTAGAGAAGATCAGGCAGTTGCAATCGGACAATGATAGGGTTGTTTCGCAAATTCAGGGGATCAAACgtagaattgaagatgaccCCAGCAGCAGCGAGAAGAAGGCTACACTTAAACAGGTCAACTCGTATAACTTGAAAGTCGAGTCTGAGctaaagaagttgaagaaggcgCAGGAAATTGTCACTCTCGAACACATGCAATATAAGGAGGAAAAAGCGAGGTTGATCGAGAAGCTAGATGAtgttcaatatcttgtATTCGAGTCTCtgaaagaagttgatagaTTGAAGGCTTACTCGGAAACAGACTTGACtatattgcaaaaaattATATCTGATCTCAAGAGCCAATTGTCTGAATTGCAGAATGCCTACAATGAGTTAGATCAACGAGACAAGAATTTATCCGTCACAATCGACTCTATTCaaactgtagaaaatgagttgaagaatctctttcgaatcttggaagaaatctcCAACGATATTTCCAAAGAACGAGAAGCCTCAGCCAAGCTTTCTGACGGTCAAGAGTTCTTGGACCAGCTCAATTTGCGGACAAATGATCTTGTTAGGCTGATCCAACAAGTACAAAGACAGTTGAACAACATGCAAGAAAAAACAGATAAGTTGCGAGCTCAGGCTGACGAAAGAATCTCCAAGAGCCAGCAGATGTTGACCAAATACAGACAAGACTATACTAAGTTGgtggaagaaagaaacttgaaggaagaagagtacaacaagaagaaagaattaATCAGTGAGATAGAAACCAGCATCAGTAAGAAACAGCTTGACTACCAGATGGAAGTCAGAAACACCGAGTTGAAAGCTGCTCGTCTCAATGCTCATATCAAGCTCTACTTGGACGAAGTGGGAAAGAAGATACTCAACTAA
- the HMC4 gene encoding hypothetical multicopy protein (occurs in multiple copies through genome) — protein sequence MSNLSTNVLSAGRSAPPESHGSKTLTVDNIAELIKIQLEDYEAKFLKLYAQQQSQVNELISIILTKKSDSEKDTGDSAITSTDSDINLITSIESSSVLAGKDITENTSVPPKIETFPSLRTSQTTALDGFDFFERTQRVIRKSQKHIHEYWKKLPPLNETSAELWSRAIQDLNNEMDYRALSKANFKVDWNTFQSKTGLRGDKLEYFYECWKDALIGRYRNNTLRILAVNRDHIITLEDLLEYTSQNADYDKTNSILEEVQRRRRINPMCQDYISEFRGTNIHDYDRIIQFLNGHPADLYCAISHFCNQKHEGNRTIAAATVNFYYQDFMTKDNFQYPSVNAFEKKMKSTLGYSCKFYSDSSKLRTNSKHRRGKSNSNHYSQ from the coding sequence ATGTCCAACTTATCTACAAATGTTTTGTCGGCTGGTAGATCGGCACCGCCAGAAAGTCACGGCTCCAAAACTCTTACTGTAGATAATATCGCAGAATTGATTAAGATACAATTAGAGGATTATGAAGCTAAGTTTCTAAAGCTTTATGCTCAACAGCAATCTCAAGTTAATGAACTTATACTGATTATATTAACCAAGAAGAGCGATTCTGAGAAAGATACCGGTGATTCCGCCATTACGAGTACTGATAGTGATATTAATCTTATTACGAGTATTGAGTCCAGTTCTGTGCTTGCTGGTAAAGACATTACTGAAAACACCAGTGTTCCACCTAAAATTGAAACCTTTCCATCGCTTAGAACAAGTCAAACCACTGCTCTAGATGGATTCGATTTTTTTGAGCGAACTCAAAGGGTGATTAGAAAATCTCAGAAACATATTCATGAATATTGGAAAAAATTACCCCCGCTCAATGAGACCAGCGCTGAACTCTGGTCCAGGGCTATTCAGGATTTGAACAACGAGATGGATTATAGAGCCTTATCTAAAGCCAATTTCAAAGTCGACTGGAACACTTTCCAATCCAAAACCGGACTCCGTGGTGATAAATTAGAATATTTTTACGAGTGCTGGAAGGATGCTCTTATTGGACGTTATCGCAATAACACTTTGCGTATCCTTGCTGTCAATCGAGACCATATTATTactcttgaagatctaCTTGAGTACACATCGCAAAATGCAGACTACGACAAAACCAATTCTATACTTGAGGAAGTGCAAAGACGCCGCCGAATCAATCCAATGTGTCAAGACTATATCTCAGAATTTAGAGGTACAAACATTCATGATTATGACCGTataattcaatttcttAACGGCCATCCCGCCGATCTCTATTGTGCCATTAGTCACTTCTGTAACCAAAAACATGAAGGCAATCGTACTATTGCTGCCGCTACGGTCAACTTCTATTATCAGGATTTTATGACCAAGgacaattttcaataccCTTCAGTCAACgcttttgaaaagaaaatgaaaagtacACTTGGTTACTCTTGTAAATTTTATTCTGATTCATCTAAATTAAGAACGAATTCAAAACACAGAAGGGGTAAGAGTAATAGTAATCATTATTCACAATAA
- the CAT5 gene encoding DMQ mono-oxygenase/Ubiquinone biosynthesis protein COQ7/CLK-1/CAT5 (go_process ubiquinone biosynthesis) — protein sequence MLTRIVYKETPVCRRYFSTISRRFQEALSSEDKEAAKKYYGDDVNYGELSKAQKAFLDRVIRVDQAGELGANYIYMGQYMVLASKYPHLRPVLKHMWEQEIHHHDTFNKLQTERRVRPSLLTPLWKIGAIGMGAGTALISKEAAMACTVAVETVIGGHYNEQLRVLMNQYNVPVYDKSTGEQLSGDEINTDIEISPEISSLKDTISEFRDEELEHLDTAIQHDAKKAVPYMLLTEGIKMVCRGAIWTAERV from the coding sequence ATGCTTACGAGAATAGTTTACAAAGAGACTCCCGTGTGTCGTCGATACTTTTCAACTATTTCTCGCAGGTTCCAAGAAGCTTTATCCAGTGAAGACAAGGAAGCAGCAAAGAAGTATTATGGAGATGATGTAAACTATGGAGAATTGTCGAAAGCCCAGAAGGCATTTCTCGATCGAGTAATTCGAGTTGACCAGGCTGGTGAATTAGGAGCCAACTACATTTACATGGGGCAGTATATGGTCCTTGCCAGTAAGTATCCTCATTTGAGACCAGTCTTGAAGCATATGTGGGAACAGGAGATCCACCATCACGATACATTCAACAAGTTGCAGACAGAGAGAAGAGTAAGACCATCTTTGTTGACTCCGTTGTGGAAGATAGGTGCCATAGGAATGGGAGCTGGAACTGCTTTGATCAGTAAAGAGGCTGCTATGGCATGTACTGTAGCTGTGGAGACGGTAATTGGCGGCCACTACAACGAGCAATTGCGTGTATTGATGAACCAGTACAACGTCCCTGTCTACGACAAGAGTACGGGTGAACAATTGAGTGGTGATGAAATTAATACGGATATAGAAATATCGCCAGAAATCTCTAGTTTGAAAGATACGATCAGCGAATTCAGAGATGAAGAACTCGAGCATTTGGACACGGCCATTCAGCACGATGCCAAGAAGGCTGTTCCGTACATGTTGTTGACTGAGGGGATCAAGATGGTGTGCCGTGGTGCTATTTGGACCGCAGAGAGGGTGTAG
- a CDS encoding uncharacterized conserved hypothetical protein (similar to YTHD2): MSSSRGKLCTPRALLAVESLDSDNGIDYLPSTLKESIWSTSFRSNRSFNSLNSAPITPESPTASNYKRIHTGSIGSPHLCLTFRTYKGTVFTVPPNSKFFVIKSYNILDVTSSFTHNIWTSTDLGNKRLNKAYEELSFTGNKDNCGKVFLFFSVNSSGKFCGVCEMKAGIDFNKTSDIWMEQTRWKGEFPVEWLLIKDVPNRFFQHLKIPSNEYKPVTNSRDTQEIPYDIGVSMLKIISSFKYNG; encoded by the exons ATGAGCTCTTCGCGTGGAAAGTTATGTACGCCTAGAGCATTATTAGCTGTCGAATCGTTGGACTCTGATAATGGAATTGACTACCTTCCTCTGACTCTTAAGGAAAGTATCTGGTCGACTTCTTTCAGATCTAATCGG TCGTTCAACTCCTTGAATTCTGCTCCAATTACACCAGAATCACCTACTGCTTCTAACTATAAGAGAATTCATACAGGGTCTATTGGAAGTCCACATTTATGCCTCACGTTTAGAACGTACAAAGGCACAGTTTTCACAGTTCCTCCTAACTCTAAGTTCTTTGTTATTAAATCGTACAATATTCTTGACGTTACTTCCTCGTTTACTCACAATATCTGGACTTCCACTGACCTTGGAAACAAAAGGTTGAATAAAGCTTACGAAGAACTTCTGTTCACTGGCAACAAAGACAATTGCGGCAAGgtttttctattttttctGGTCAACTCCTCGGGCAAGTTCTGTGGGGTTTGTGAGATGAAAGCTGGCATTGATTTTAATAAAACCAGTGATATTTGGATGGAACAAACTCGCTGGAAAGGTGAATTCCCAGTTGAATGGTTGCTCATAAAGGATGTTCCCAATAGGTTCTTTCAGCACCTTAAAATTCCTTCGAATGAGTACAAGCCGGTTACGAATTCAAGAGATACTCAAGAAATTCCATATGACATTGGAGTATCAATGTTGAAGATTATCAGTTCTTTCAAGTACAATGGAtag
- the RBM25 gene encoding Probable RNA-binding protein (go_process mRNA processing) gives MSYRVNEVDSEFVKKQATKDRSGTKYPKCFKVEVDVTKVNLPIIKDWITRTISEHLPDDDIVADYVYELLVANEKNPDIKGIHSQVQDFLGKEESLVFCEKLWKLLISAQDDVDGIPKEILEERKKEMEQKQKSVEVEKSRTNYNRTQSSYGESQSRERVMREREGVRGERSRERIRTDKQPSRDRNGYPEREYRDRDEYRDKDRYGARGRRRDTRDRSRSRERART, from the exons ATGTCGTATCGTGTAAACGAGGTGGATCTGgagtttgtcaagaaaCAAGCGACAAAAGACCGTTCTGGAACAAAGTATCCGAAATgtttcaaagttgaagtagatGTCACCAAAGTGAATCTTCCTATAATAAAGGACTGGATTACGAGAACAATCTCGGAACATTTGCCAGACGACGATATTGTAGCCGATTACGTGTACGAGCTTTTGGTTGCCAACGAGAAAAATCCAGACATCAAGGGGATCCATTCTCAAGTACAAGATTTCTTGGGCAAGGAAGAGTCACTTGTTTTCTGTGAAAAGTTATGGAAGCTATTGATCAGCGCCCAGGACGACGTTGATGGGATTCCGAAAGAGATTCTCGAGGAGCGgaagaaggaaatggagcagaagcagaaaagt GTGGAGGTGGAGAAAAGCAGAACTAACTACAATCGTACTCAATCTAGCTATGGAGAGAGCCAGAGCAGAGAAAGAGTTAtgagagaaagagaaggagTAAGGGGAGAGAGAAGTAGAGAACGAATTCGCACAGATAAACAGCCAAGCAGAGACCGCAATGGATATCCAGAACGAGAATATAGAGACCGAGATGAGTACAGAGACAAAGATAGGTATGGGGCAAGAGGTCGCAGACGAGACACCCGAGATCGCAGCCGTTCGCGAGAAAGAGCCAGAACATGA
- the SNF1 gene encoding carbon catabolite derepressing ser/thr protein kinase (go_function protein kinase activity; ATP binding~go_process protein amino acid phosphorylation) encodes MVEEHHHHHHHHHQHHEHHDQPTPIDANSNPANRIGKYQVIKTLGEGSFGKVKLAQHTTTGQKVALKIINKKTLAKSDMQGRIEREISYLRLLRHPHIIKLYDVIKSKDEIIMVIEFAGKELFDYIVQRGKMPEDEARRFFQQIIAAVEYCHRHKIVHRDLKPENLLLDDQLNVKIADFGLSNIMTDGNFLKTSCGSPNYAAPEVISGKLYAGPEVDVWSSGVILYVMLCGRLPFDDDFIPALFKKISNGVYTLPNYLSAGAKHLLTRMLVVNPLNRITIHEIMEDEWFKKDIADYLLPPDLSKTMHNKIDVDEDVITALTMAMGYDRYEIINVIEKCNKSSTPSQQSNEILDAYLLMKENHSLVKDLKKSKSEKVDSFLSQSPPPSFINSSTSSAPGVQQSLTYQTLATVPDLSTLPNSTIAILPSSLPSIHRAFMMEHNNQAVINPVSSRKSKTRWHFGIRSRSYPLDVMGEIYRALKNLGAEWAKPTEEELWTIKVRWRYDSCEMEQAPNLMKMQIQLFQLEPNNYLVDFKFDGWETSGEQSSFKQDADEVSSFSAYPFLHLATRLIMELAVNSQSG; translated from the coding sequence ATGGTTGAAGAacaccaccaccaccatCATCACCACCATCAGCACCATGAACATCACGATCAGCCCACCCCCATAGACGCGAATTCCAATCCGGCCAACCGTATTGGGAAGTACCAGGTGATCAAGACATTGGGTGAGGGTTCTTTTGGGAAAGTGAAGTTAGCACAACACACAACTACGGGCCAGAAAGTAGCGCTCAAgatcatcaacaagaagacgTTGGCCAAGTCGGATATGCAGGGTCGTATTGAACGAGAAATCTCGTATTTGCGTTTGTTGAGACACCCCCacatcatcaagttgtACGACGTCATTAAGCTGAAGGACGAGATCATCATGGTAATCGAGTTTGCAGGCAAAGAATTGTTCGATTACATTGTGCAACGGGGCAAGATGCCTGAAGATGAGGCAAGACGGTTTTTCCAGCAGATCATTGCTGCCGTAGAATATTGCCACAGACATAAGATTGTCCATCGTGACTTGAAGCCCGAGAATTTGTTACTCGATGATCAACTCAACGTCAAGATTGCCGACTTTGGTCTTTCCAATATCATGACTGACgggaacttcttgaagacgTCGTGTGGCTCACCAAACTACGCTGCTCCAGAAGTCATCTCAGGTAAATTGTACGCTGGTCCGGAAGTGGATGTGTGGTCCTCGGGTGTCATTTTGTATGTTATGCTTTGTGGAAGACTTCCATTTGACGACGACTTTATTCCAGcgttgttcaagaagatctcCAACGGGGTTTACACATTGCCAAACTATTTGAGTGCCGGCGCTAAACACTTGTTGACACGAATGTTAGTGGTGAATCCTTTGAACAGAATCACCATCCACGAGATAATGGAAGATGAATGGTTCAAGAAGGATATAGCCGACTACTTGCTACCACCCGACTTGTCCAAGACTATGCACAATAAGATCGACGTCGACGAAGACGTCATCACAGCCCTTACAATGGCCATGGGTTACGACAGATACGAGATCATCAACGTCATCGAGAAGTGTAACAAGCTGTCTACACCTCTGCAACAGTCCAACGAGATTCTTGATGCTtatttgttgatgaaggaaAACCATTCATTGgtcaaggacttgaaaaagtcTAAATCTGAGAAGGTCGACTCATTCTTGTCACAATCTCCACCTCCTTCATTCATCAACAGCTCTACTAGTTCAGCTCCAGGAGTTCAACAGTCGCTTACATACCAGACTTTGGCTACTGTTCCTGATTTGTCGACGTTACCTAACTCCACCATTGCCATATTGCCCTCATCGTTGCCCTCTATTCATAGAGCATTCATGATGGAACACAATAATCAAGCCGTAATCAACCCAGTTTCCTCCAGAAAACTGAAGACAAGATGGCATTTTGGTATCAGATCTAGATCGTATCCCTTGGATGTTATGGGAGAAATCTACAGAGCTCTCAAGAATTTGGGTGCCGAGTGGGCTAAACCTACAGAAGAGGAGTTATGGACCATTAAGGTCAGATGGAGATACGACAGTTGCGAAATGGAACAGGCCCCtaacttgatgaagatgcaGATCCAGCTTTTCCAGTTGGAGCCAAACAACTACTTGGTAGATTTCAAGTTTGACGGCTGGGAAACGTCTGGTGAACAGTCTTCATTTAAACAAGATGCTGATGAAGTAAGTTCATTTTCGGCTTATCCGTTTTTGCATTTGGCCACGAGGTTGATCATGGAGTTGGCAGTGAACAGTCAAAGCGGATGA